A region from the Amycolatopsis camponoti genome encodes:
- a CDS encoding glycosyltransferase family 4 protein, with protein sequence MTNSVLRVVEHLRERAHDVLIIAPGPGPDSYRGAPVVRIPALDFPGVNSLPIGVPTRTVLNALAAFGPDVVHLASPFVVGARGLAAARRLRVPSIAVYQTDIAGFAAAYGFGIAARAAWRWVRRLHSRADRTLAPSSDAVEQLELHGVPRVHRWARGVDIERFSPDHADPALRAELAPDGELLVGFVGRLAPEKEVDRLAALAGMPGVRLVVVGDGPELENLREQLPGAAFLGAKYGDELSKAYASFDVFVHTGPHETFCQAVQEAMASGLPVLAPDAGGPKDLVLPGRTGYLLPADREGFGPALIEKVDALRDPALRARLGEKARKVVLGRTWPAICRELMGHYEAVQGRAARAA encoded by the coding sequence GTGACCAACTCCGTCCTGCGGGTCGTCGAGCACCTGCGCGAACGCGCCCACGACGTGCTGATCATCGCCCCCGGTCCCGGCCCGGACTCCTACCGCGGCGCCCCGGTCGTCCGGATCCCCGCGCTGGACTTCCCCGGCGTCAACTCCCTGCCGATCGGCGTGCCGACGCGCACGGTGCTCAACGCGCTCGCCGCGTTCGGCCCGGACGTCGTGCACCTGGCCTCGCCGTTCGTCGTCGGGGCGCGCGGGCTGGCCGCCGCGAGACGCCTGCGCGTCCCGTCGATCGCCGTCTACCAGACCGACATCGCCGGGTTCGCCGCCGCGTACGGCTTCGGCATCGCCGCGCGGGCCGCGTGGCGCTGGGTGCGCCGGCTGCACTCCCGCGCCGACCGGACGCTGGCGCCGTCCAGCGACGCGGTCGAGCAGCTGGAGCTGCACGGCGTCCCGCGCGTGCACCGCTGGGCACGCGGCGTCGACATCGAGCGGTTCTCCCCGGACCACGCCGACCCGGCTCTGCGGGCCGAGCTGGCACCCGACGGCGAGCTGCTCGTCGGGTTCGTCGGACGGCTCGCGCCCGAGAAGGAGGTCGACCGCCTCGCCGCGCTCGCCGGGATGCCGGGGGTCCGCCTGGTCGTCGTCGGCGACGGCCCCGAACTGGAAAACCTCAGGGAGCAGCTGCCCGGCGCCGCCTTCCTCGGCGCGAAGTACGGCGACGAGCTCTCGAAGGCGTACGCGAGCTTCGACGTCTTCGTCCACACCGGTCCGCACGAGACGTTCTGCCAGGCGGTGCAGGAGGCGATGGCGTCCGGGCTGCCGGTGCTCGCGCCGGACGCGGGCGGCCCGAAGGACCTCGTCCTGCCCGGCCGCACCGGCTACCTGCTGCCCGCGGACCGCGAGGGGTTCGGCCCGGCGCTCATCGAGAAGGTCGATGCCCTGCGCGACCCCGCTTTGCGGGCGCGGCTCGGCGAGAAGGCGCGCAAGGTGGTGCTGGGCCGCACCTGGCCCGCCATCTGCCGCGAGCTGATGGGGCACTACGAAGCCGTGCAGGGCCGGGCCGCCCGCGCGGCCTGA
- a CDS encoding glycosyltransferase family 4 protein translates to MHIVQLANFYGPRSGGLRTALHHLGAGYVASGHEVTLVVPGTRYADEVLPTGVRRFSLPAPKIPGTGGYRAVDPHRVRSVLRRLEPDRLEVSDRLTLRGMGGWARRHGVPSTVISHERLDRLLEQFLLPEPVARRVADVANRRMAASYDTVVCTTAFARAEFDRIEAPNVHRVPLGVDLATFRPAMRDDGWRAGLAGGADALLVHCGRLSPEKHVERSVDTVAELTEAGARVRLVVAGDGPRRRALERRARGLPVTFLGFLSGRGDVARLLASADVSLAPGPHETFGLAALEALASGTPVVVSASSALREIVRPGCGAAVDDHAPAFATAVTDLLESPEDLRRAAARARAEEFTWPASVAGMLAAFS, encoded by the coding sequence ATGCACATCGTCCAGCTCGCGAACTTCTACGGGCCGCGCTCGGGCGGGCTGCGCACGGCGTTGCACCACCTCGGCGCCGGGTATGTCGCGAGCGGGCACGAGGTGACGCTCGTGGTGCCCGGCACCCGGTACGCCGACGAGGTCCTGCCGACCGGCGTGCGCCGCTTTTCCCTGCCGGCGCCGAAGATCCCGGGCACCGGCGGCTACCGCGCCGTCGACCCGCACCGCGTCCGCTCGGTCCTGCGAAGACTCGAACCCGACCGGCTCGAGGTGTCGGACCGGCTGACGCTGCGGGGGATGGGCGGCTGGGCGCGGCGCCACGGCGTCCCGAGCACGGTCATCTCCCACGAGCGCCTCGACCGGCTGCTGGAGCAGTTCCTGCTGCCCGAGCCGGTGGCGCGGCGCGTCGCCGACGTCGCGAACCGCCGGATGGCCGCGAGCTACGACACGGTCGTCTGCACGACGGCGTTCGCGCGCGCGGAGTTCGACCGGATCGAGGCGCCGAACGTCCACCGCGTGCCGCTCGGCGTCGACCTGGCGACGTTCCGGCCCGCCATGCGCGACGACGGCTGGCGCGCCGGCCTCGCCGGGGGAGCGGACGCGCTGCTCGTCCACTGTGGACGCCTGTCGCCGGAGAAGCACGTGGAGCGCAGCGTGGACACCGTCGCCGAGCTGACCGAGGCCGGCGCGCGGGTCCGGCTGGTCGTCGCCGGGGACGGGCCACGACGGCGCGCGCTGGAGAGGCGGGCGCGGGGTCTGCCGGTGACGTTCCTGGGGTTCCTGTCCGGCCGCGGCGACGTCGCACGGCTGCTGGCCAGCGCGGACGTCTCCCTGGCGCCCGGCCCGCACGAGACGTTCGGGCTGGCCGCGCTGGAGGCACTGGCGTCCGGGACGCCGGTGGTGGTGTCGGCGTCGTCGGCGCTGCGCGAGATCGTGCGGCCGGGCTGCGGCGCGGCGGTGGACGACCACGCGCCCGCGTTCGCCACGGCGGTGACGGACCTGCTGGAGAGCCCCGAGGACCTGCGCCGCGCGGCGGCCCGGGCCCGGGCGGAGGAGTTCACCTGGCCCGCGTCGGTCGCCGGGATGCTGGCGGCGTTCAGCTGA
- a CDS encoding MarR family winged helix-turn-helix transcriptional regulator: MEAPPSGSAFLLAQVGAHAAMRFTERIGALDLTPPQVGLLRLVASRPGQSQQALAKQLGTPATRLVPLVDGLEKRGLIERRRNAEDRRLYALELSEDGRALMGQVARAAASHDRTITAVLTEDERATLHALLTKIADDQGLTPGDARGRLS, translated from the coding sequence ATGGAAGCTCCCCCGTCCGGCAGCGCGTTCCTGCTCGCGCAGGTCGGCGCGCACGCGGCGATGCGGTTCACCGAGCGGATCGGTGCGCTGGACCTGACGCCGCCGCAGGTCGGGCTGCTGCGGCTCGTCGCGTCGCGGCCCGGGCAGAGCCAGCAGGCGCTGGCCAAGCAGCTCGGCACGCCGGCGACGCGGCTCGTCCCGCTCGTCGACGGCCTGGAGAAGCGCGGCCTGATCGAGCGTCGCCGCAACGCCGAAGACCGGCGGCTCTACGCGCTGGAGCTGAGTGAGGACGGCCGCGCCCTGATGGGCCAGGTCGCCCGGGCGGCGGCGTCCCACGACCGCACGATCACCGCGGTGCTCACCGAGGACGAGCGCGCGACCCTCCACGCCCTCCTGACGAAGATCGCCGACGACCAAGGTCTCACCCCCGGCGACGCGCGGGGGCGGCTCAGCTGA
- a CDS encoding demethylmenaquinone methyltransferase, protein MSRASLDKDPHEVAAMFDGVADGYDRANSFMTFGFDRRWRTTTARVLDARSGEKVLDLAAGTGVSTVEYARGGAWCLAADFSFGMLRAGLHRNVPMVAADALNLPFADESFDAVTISLALRNFVDTKAALTEIARVVKPGGRLVICEVSTPPFAPIRFIHRRFMLKLLTWVGKRTSSNPEAYSYLAESMLAWPDQRTLGEIIASAGWADVEWLNLTFGVVAIHRARKPA, encoded by the coding sequence ATGTCACGCGCAAGCCTGGACAAGGACCCGCACGAAGTCGCCGCCATGTTCGACGGTGTCGCGGACGGGTACGACCGGGCGAACTCGTTCATGACCTTCGGCTTCGACCGCCGCTGGCGCACCACCACCGCCCGCGTGCTCGACGCCCGAAGCGGCGAGAAGGTCCTGGACCTCGCCGCCGGCACCGGGGTGTCCACCGTCGAGTACGCCCGTGGCGGTGCCTGGTGCCTGGCCGCGGACTTCTCCTTCGGCATGCTGCGCGCCGGGCTGCACCGCAACGTCCCGATGGTCGCGGCGGACGCGCTCAACCTGCCGTTCGCCGACGAGAGCTTCGACGCCGTGACGATCTCGCTGGCGCTGCGCAACTTCGTCGACACGAAGGCCGCGCTGACCGAGATCGCCCGCGTGGTCAAGCCGGGCGGCCGGCTGGTGATCTGCGAGGTCTCGACCCCGCCGTTCGCCCCGATCCGGTTCATTCACCGGCGGTTCATGCTGAAGCTGCTGACCTGGGTCGGCAAGCGGACGTCGTCGAACCCCGAGGCCTACTCCTACCTGGCCGAATCCATGCTGGCGTGGCCGGACCAGCGCACGCTCGGCGAGATCATCGCGAGCGCGGGCTGGGCCGACGTCGAGTGGTTGAACCTCACATTCGGCGTCGTGGCGATCCACCGCGCGCGCAAGCCTGCATAA
- a CDS encoding geranylgeranyl reductase family protein — MTRRTADQDAEVIVVGAGPAGSTVATYLARAGVDVLLLEKTEFPREKVCGDGLTPRGVKQLIDLGIDTSEDAGWVHSRGLRILTGDLTLELDWPDLTSYPPYGVSRTRHDFDDLLAKLAVKAGARLYERTTVTGAITSASGRVVGVEAKVGPERTPVNYRAPLVLACDGVSARLALSVGIQKNEKRPMGVAVRQYYKSPRHDDPFIEGHLELWDKSDPRDPKLLPGYGWAFPLGDGTVNVGLGMLSTSASFRNTDYRALLRQWLDGTPEEWGYREENAIGKVGGAGLPMGFNRTPHYRDGLLLLGDAGGMVSPFNGEGISAAMESAQIAAEVVVQALARREGPSRERALEAYPRAVGELMGGYYQLGNVFAKIIGKPKIMHACTKYGLRINKLLPLVYKGLSGCYDAKGGDGVDRLISALAKVTPTPR, encoded by the coding sequence ATGACGCGACGCACCGCAGACCAGGACGCCGAAGTCATCGTCGTCGGCGCCGGACCCGCTGGGTCCACCGTGGCCACCTACCTGGCCCGCGCGGGCGTCGACGTCCTCCTGCTGGAGAAGACCGAGTTCCCCCGCGAGAAGGTCTGCGGGGACGGCTTGACCCCGCGCGGCGTCAAGCAGCTGATCGACCTGGGCATCGACACCAGCGAGGACGCGGGCTGGGTGCACAGCCGCGGCCTGCGGATCCTCACCGGCGACCTGACGCTGGAGCTCGACTGGCCGGACCTGACGAGCTACCCGCCGTACGGCGTTTCCCGCACCCGCCACGACTTCGACGACCTGCTCGCGAAGCTCGCGGTGAAGGCCGGTGCCCGGCTGTACGAGCGCACGACCGTCACCGGCGCGATCACCAGCGCGAGCGGGCGCGTGGTCGGCGTCGAGGCGAAGGTCGGCCCGGAACGGACGCCGGTCAACTACCGCGCGCCGCTGGTCCTGGCCTGCGACGGCGTGTCCGCGCGGCTCGCGCTGAGCGTCGGCATCCAGAAGAACGAGAAGCGCCCGATGGGCGTGGCGGTGCGCCAGTACTACAAGAGCCCGCGCCACGACGACCCGTTCATCGAGGGCCACCTCGAGCTGTGGGACAAGTCGGATCCGCGCGACCCGAAGCTGCTGCCCGGCTACGGCTGGGCGTTCCCGCTCGGCGACGGCACGGTGAACGTCGGCCTCGGCATGTTGTCGACGTCGGCGTCGTTCCGGAACACCGACTACCGCGCGCTGCTGCGCCAGTGGCTCGACGGGACGCCCGAGGAGTGGGGCTACCGCGAGGAGAACGCGATCGGCAAGGTCGGCGGCGCCGGGCTGCCGATGGGCTTCAACCGCACCCCGCACTACCGCGACGGCCTCCTGCTGCTCGGCGACGCGGGCGGCATGGTCAGCCCGTTCAACGGCGAAGGCATCTCGGCGGCGATGGAGTCGGCTCAGATCGCCGCGGAGGTCGTCGTGCAGGCGCTTGCCCGCCGCGAAGGGCCTTCGCGCGAGCGGGCGCTGGAGGCGTACCCGCGCGCGGTCGGCGAGCTGATGGGCGGCTACTACCAGCTGGGGAACGTGTTCGCGAAGATCATCGGCAAGCCGAAGATCATGCACGCGTGCACGAAGTACGGGCTGCGCATCAACAAGCTCCTGCCGCTGGTCTACAAGGGCCTGTCAGGCTGCTACGACGCCAAGGGCGGCGACGGCGTCGACCGCCTGATCTCGGCGCTGGCGAAGGTCACGCCCACCCCGCGCTGA
- a CDS encoding NADH-quinone oxidoreductase subunit A: MLTLLTRTDTVQLAQEAPSLKPYLPLVLLFVLALAFAVLSVLLGPLVGPSRYNKAKLEAYECGIEPSPQPLVGAGRMPVAYYITAMLFILFDIEMVFLYPFAVQADALGTFGLVEILLFIATVGFAYAYVWRRGGLDWN; this comes from the coding sequence GTGCTGACGTTGCTGACCCGAACCGACACGGTGCAGCTGGCGCAAGAGGCCCCGAGCCTGAAGCCCTACCTGCCCCTGGTCCTGTTGTTCGTGCTGGCGCTCGCGTTCGCCGTGTTGTCGGTGCTGCTGGGCCCGCTCGTCGGCCCCAGCCGCTACAACAAGGCCAAGCTCGAGGCCTACGAGTGCGGCATCGAACCGTCCCCGCAGCCGCTCGTCGGCGCCGGGCGGATGCCGGTGGCCTACTACATCACCGCGATGCTGTTCATCCTGTTCGACATCGAGATGGTCTTCCTCTACCCGTTCGCCGTGCAGGCGGACGCGCTGGGCACGTTCGGCCTGGTGGAGATCCTGCTGTTCATCGCGACGGTCGGCTTCGCGTACGCCTACGTGTGGCGGCGCGGCGGCCTGGATTGGAACTAG
- a CDS encoding NuoB/complex I 20 kDa subunit family protein produces MGLEEKLPNGILLASLEGLVNWSRKNSMWPATFGLACCAIEMMTVGGSRYDIARFGMERFSATPRQADLMIVAGRVTQKMAPVLRQIYDQMAEPKWVLAMGVCASSGGMFNNYAVVQGVDHVVPVDMYLPGCPPRPEMLLDAILKLHAKIQDEPINARRAAIRAASGARTELVASSIKYAKK; encoded by the coding sequence ATGGGCCTCGAAGAGAAACTCCCCAACGGCATCCTGCTGGCCAGCCTCGAAGGTCTCGTCAACTGGTCGCGGAAGAACTCGATGTGGCCGGCCACCTTCGGGCTCGCCTGCTGCGCGATCGAGATGATGACCGTCGGCGGCTCCCGCTACGACATCGCCCGCTTCGGCATGGAGCGCTTCAGCGCGACGCCGCGGCAGGCCGACCTGATGATCGTCGCCGGCCGGGTCACGCAGAAGATGGCGCCGGTCCTGCGTCAGATCTACGACCAGATGGCCGAGCCCAAGTGGGTGCTCGCGATGGGCGTCTGCGCCTCCTCCGGCGGCATGTTCAACAACTACGCGGTCGTCCAGGGGGTCGACCACGTCGTGCCGGTCGACATGTACCTGCCCGGCTGCCCGCCGCGGCCGGAGATGCTGCTGGACGCGATCCTCAAGCTGCACGCCAAGATCCAGGACGAGCCGATCAACGCCCGCCGCGCCGCCATCCGCGCCGCCAGCGGGGCCCGCACCGAGCTCGTCGCGTCGTCGATCAAGTACGCGAAGAAGTAG
- a CDS encoding NADH-quinone oxidoreductase subunit C: protein MTETPETGGEQSSADRPEGGLEPRGTRPAEPVVTGRERQGMFGVHGTGDTSGYGGVRLPAYSPAPAERPYGGWFDQFADEFYAALSDNKIPAGAILQTTVDRGEITFYVDREKLAEIAKVLRDDGGLRFELLSSVSGVDYGVDVPQRLHAVYHFTSLTYRRRIRLEVTLDVEDAHVPSLVGIYPTADWQEREAWDMFGIVFDGHPALTRILMPDDWDGHPQRKDYPLGGIPVEYKGAEIPPPDQRRSYS, encoded by the coding sequence ATGACTGAAACCCCAGAGACCGGCGGCGAGCAGTCCAGCGCCGACCGTCCCGAAGGCGGCCTCGAGCCCCGGGGCACGCGCCCCGCCGAACCGGTCGTCACCGGCCGCGAACGCCAGGGCATGTTCGGCGTCCACGGCACCGGCGACACCTCCGGCTACGGCGGCGTCCGGCTCCCGGCCTACAGCCCCGCGCCGGCCGAGCGCCCGTACGGCGGCTGGTTCGACCAGTTCGCCGACGAGTTCTACGCCGCGCTGTCGGACAACAAGATCCCCGCCGGAGCGATCCTGCAGACGACGGTCGACCGCGGTGAGATCACCTTCTACGTCGACCGCGAGAAGCTGGCGGAGATCGCGAAGGTCCTGCGCGACGACGGCGGTCTGCGGTTCGAGCTGCTGTCTTCGGTGTCCGGCGTGGACTACGGCGTCGACGTCCCGCAGCGGCTGCACGCGGTCTACCACTTCACGTCGCTGACCTACCGCCGCCGGATCCGCCTCGAGGTCACCCTCGACGTCGAGGACGCGCACGTGCCGTCGCTGGTCGGGATCTACCCGACCGCCGACTGGCAGGAGCGCGAAGCCTGGGACATGTTCGGCATCGTCTTCGACGGCCACCCCGCGCTGACCCGCATCCTCATGCCGGACGACTGGGACGGCCACCCCCAGCGCAAGGACTACCCGCTCGGCGGGATCCCGGTCGAATACAAGGGCGCGGAGATCCCGCCGCCGGACCAGCGGAGGTCGTACTCGTGA
- a CDS encoding NADH-quinone oxidoreductase subunit D produces MTINEDTTEVPEADSRDTTEGRVYSVSGGDWDDVIADAAHDERMVINMGPQHPSTHGVLRLVLEMEGETVTQLRSVIGYLHTGIEKNCEYRTWTQGVTFVTRMDYLAPLSTEMAYCLGVEKLLQIEAPRRAQLLRVMLLEINRIGSHLVYIATGGMELGATTAMTLGFREREIVLHLLEHLTGLRMNHAFIRPGGLAQDMPEDYREKVTEFVKTMKERLPLYDKLFTGQPIWRNRLKGVGYLPVDACLALGVTGPVLRSAGLPWDLRKTEPYSCYDEFDFDVPVDNGADCWSRYLIRVHEMHESLKIIEQCLEKLEPGPVMVEDKKVAWPAQLSIGSDGMGNSLEHVKKIMGQSMESLIHHFKLVTEGFKVPAGQVYTSVESPRGELSAHLVSDGGTRPLRVHVREPSFVNLQSMPAMAEGGLVADVIAAIASIDPVMGGVDR; encoded by the coding sequence GTGACGATTAACGAAGACACCACCGAAGTTCCCGAGGCCGACAGCCGCGACACCACCGAAGGCCGCGTCTACTCGGTCTCCGGCGGCGACTGGGACGACGTCATCGCCGACGCGGCGCACGACGAGCGCATGGTCATCAACATGGGCCCGCAGCACCCGTCGACGCACGGCGTGCTCCGGCTCGTGCTGGAGATGGAGGGCGAGACCGTCACGCAGCTGCGGTCGGTCATCGGCTACCTCCACACCGGCATCGAGAAGAACTGCGAGTACCGGACCTGGACCCAGGGCGTCACCTTCGTGACGCGCATGGACTACCTGGCCCCGCTTTCGACGGAGATGGCGTACTGCCTCGGTGTCGAGAAGCTGCTGCAGATCGAGGCCCCGCGCCGCGCGCAGCTGCTGCGCGTGATGCTGCTGGAGATCAACCGCATCGGCTCGCACCTGGTCTACATCGCCACCGGCGGCATGGAGCTCGGCGCCACCACCGCGATGACGCTCGGCTTCCGCGAGCGCGAGATCGTGCTGCACCTGCTGGAGCACCTCACCGGCCTGCGCATGAACCACGCGTTCATCCGCCCCGGCGGCCTCGCGCAGGACATGCCCGAGGACTACCGCGAGAAGGTCACCGAATTCGTCAAGACGATGAAGGAACGCCTTCCGCTGTACGACAAGCTCTTCACCGGGCAGCCGATCTGGCGCAACCGGCTCAAGGGCGTCGGGTACCTGCCGGTCGACGCGTGCCTCGCGCTCGGCGTCACCGGCCCGGTGCTGCGGTCGGCGGGCCTCCCGTGGGACCTGCGCAAGACCGAGCCGTACTCCTGCTACGACGAGTTCGACTTCGACGTCCCGGTCGACAACGGCGCCGACTGCTGGTCGCGCTACCTGATCCGGGTGCACGAGATGCACGAGAGCCTCAAGATCATCGAGCAGTGCCTGGAGAAGCTCGAGCCGGGCCCGGTCATGGTCGAGGACAAGAAGGTCGCCTGGCCCGCGCAGCTGTCCATCGGCAGCGACGGCATGGGCAACTCGCTCGAGCACGTCAAGAAGATCATGGGCCAGTCGATGGAGTCCCTGATCCACCACTTCAAGCTGGTCACCGAGGGCTTCAAGGTGCCGGCCGGGCAGGTCTACACCTCGGTCGAGTCGCCGCGCGGCGAGCTGAGCGCGCACCTGGTGTCCGACGGCGGCACGCGGCCGCTGCGGGTCCACGTGCGCGAACCGAGCTTCGTGAACCTGCAGTCGATGCCCGCCATGGCCGAAGGCGGCCTGGTCGCGGACGTGATCGCCGCGATCGCCTCGATCGACCCCGTCATGGGGGGAGTGGACCGATGA
- the nuoE gene encoding NADH-quinone oxidoreductase subunit NuoE, with translation MSTAVPEPGPNDAVTTHAAAGPDTDVIAIAPDPAVAAGIIEDTPLEDIFDEGVVARAQDLIARYPMSRSALLPMLHLVQSVQGYVSQEGIAFCAKQLELSDAEVSAVATFYTMYKRKPCGEHLVSVCTNTLCAAMGGDAIYKKLQTHLGSEEKPLGHNETAGTPNEPGSVTLEHAECLAACDLAPVIQVNYEYFDNQTEDKAVALVDALRAGKKPAPTRGAPLSSFKGAELQLAGFFPEDERQYRTDVDGPSQAVETLRGAKLAQDRGWVAPVASDVPLPEVEKK, from the coding sequence ATGAGCACAGCTGTTCCCGAGCCGGGCCCCAACGACGCCGTGACGACGCACGCGGCGGCCGGCCCGGACACCGACGTGATCGCCATCGCGCCCGACCCCGCGGTCGCCGCCGGGATCATCGAAGACACCCCGCTCGAAGACATCTTCGACGAAGGTGTCGTGGCCAGGGCCCAGGACCTGATCGCGCGCTACCCGATGTCCCGCTCGGCGCTGCTGCCGATGCTGCACCTCGTGCAGTCGGTGCAGGGCTACGTCAGCCAGGAGGGCATCGCGTTCTGCGCGAAGCAGCTCGAGCTGTCCGATGCCGAGGTCAGCGCGGTCGCGACGTTCTACACGATGTACAAGCGCAAGCCGTGCGGCGAGCACCTCGTGAGCGTCTGCACCAACACGCTGTGCGCGGCCATGGGCGGTGACGCGATCTACAAGAAGCTCCAGACGCACCTCGGTTCCGAGGAGAAGCCGCTGGGGCACAACGAGACCGCGGGCACGCCGAACGAGCCGGGCTCGGTCACCCTCGAGCACGCCGAGTGCCTCGCGGCCTGCGACCTCGCGCCGGTCATCCAGGTCAACTACGAGTACTTCGACAACCAGACCGAGGACAAGGCCGTCGCGCTGGTCGACGCGCTGCGGGCGGGCAAGAAGCCGGCGCCGACGCGCGGGGCGCCGCTGTCCAGCTTCAAGGGCGCCGAACTGCAGCTCGCCGGGTTCTTCCCGGAGGACGAGCGCCAGTACCGCACGGACGTCGACGGTCCTTCGCAGGCCGTCGAGACGCTGCGCGGCGCGAAGCTCGCGCAGGACCGCGGCTGGGTCGCCCCGGTGGCTTCCGATGTGCCGTTGCCAGAAGTGGAGAAGAAGTAA
- the nuoF gene encoding NADH-quinone oxidoreductase subunit NuoF, with protein sequence MADPITPVLTKRWLSPNSWQIGTYEALEGYTAVRKALAGTPEQLVQVVKDSGLRGRGGAGFPAGIKWSFMPPNFDKPHYLVINADEGEPGTCKDIPLMMADPHSLIEGCIIASYAMRSNHCFIYVRGEALHCIRRLNAAVREAEAAGYLGENILGSGFDLKITVHAGAGAYICGEETALLDSLEGRRGQPRLKPPFPAAAGLYAAPTTVNNVETIASAPFIVNGGSSWFREMGREKSPGPKIYSISGHVEKPGQYECPLGTTLRELLDMAGGMKDGIPLKFWTPGGSSTPMFTAEHLDVPLDFEGAAEAGSMLGTTAVQVFNETVSVPWAVMKWTQFYEHESCGKCTPCREGTYWLAQILERMVEGHGTEEDIDTLLDVCDNILGRSFCALGDGAVSPIQSGIKYFREEFLALCEKNRHEQTKPELVGAQAS encoded by the coding sequence ATGGCTGACCCCATCACTCCGGTTCTGACGAAGCGCTGGCTGTCGCCGAACTCCTGGCAGATCGGGACGTACGAGGCGCTCGAGGGCTACACCGCCGTCCGCAAGGCACTGGCCGGGACGCCGGAGCAGCTCGTCCAGGTGGTCAAGGACTCCGGCCTCCGCGGCCGCGGAGGCGCGGGCTTCCCGGCCGGCATCAAGTGGTCCTTCATGCCGCCGAACTTCGACAAGCCGCACTACCTGGTGATCAACGCCGACGAAGGCGAACCGGGTACCTGCAAGGACATCCCGCTGATGATGGCGGACCCGCACTCGCTGATCGAGGGCTGCATCATCGCCTCGTACGCGATGCGGTCCAACCACTGCTTCATCTACGTCCGCGGCGAGGCGCTGCACTGCATCCGCCGCCTCAACGCGGCCGTGCGCGAAGCCGAAGCGGCGGGTTACCTGGGCGAGAACATCCTGGGGTCGGGCTTCGACCTCAAGATCACCGTCCACGCGGGCGCCGGCGCGTACATCTGCGGCGAGGAGACGGCGCTGCTCGACTCCCTCGAGGGACGTCGTGGCCAGCCGCGGCTCAAGCCGCCGTTCCCCGCGGCCGCCGGGCTGTACGCCGCGCCGACCACGGTCAACAACGTCGAGACCATCGCGAGCGCGCCGTTCATCGTCAACGGCGGCTCCAGCTGGTTCCGCGAGATGGGCCGCGAGAAGTCGCCCGGCCCGAAGATCTACTCGATCTCCGGCCACGTCGAGAAGCCCGGCCAGTACGAGTGCCCGCTCGGCACCACGCTGCGCGAGCTGCTCGACATGGCGGGCGGCATGAAGGACGGCATCCCGCTCAAGTTCTGGACCCCGGGCGGCTCGTCCACCCCGATGTTCACCGCCGAGCACCTCGACGTTCCCCTGGACTTCGAGGGTGCGGCGGAAGCCGGGTCGATGCTGGGCACGACCGCCGTGCAGGTCTTCAACGAGACGGTGTCGGTGCCCTGGGCCGTGATGAAGTGGACGCAGTTCTACGAGCACGAGTCCTGCGGCAAGTGCACGCCGTGCCGCGAAGGCACGTACTGGCTGGCGCAGATCCTCGAGCGGATGGTCGAGGGCCACGGCACCGAAGAGGACATCGACACCCTCCTCGACGTCTGCGACAACATCCTCGGCCGGTCGTTCTGCGCCCTCGGTGACGGCGCGGTGTCGCCGATCCAGAGCGGCATCAAGTACTTCCGCGAGGAGTTCCTCGCGCTGTGCGAGAAGAACCGGCACGAACAGACCAAGCCCGAACTCGTGGGAGCGCAGGCATCATGA